In Chitinophaga nivalis, a single genomic region encodes these proteins:
- a CDS encoding TetR/AcrR family transcriptional regulator produces MGTENKDEMQDKILDAALKRFTRHSAAKTTMNEIAQDLHCSKAALYYYFPDKKSLHQAVLERVADLYFEEMKQEAERDKPATRNIFAMVAIRQEFVLRFNKLELFRIAQYSSQTFYEGMMNAKKREIAIFESVIQKGIRNGEFAVDNPGEIAALLVQAMIGLRFTIPEANGNNYDMLEEKDVKSIIRQQVALAEIFVNGIMNRV; encoded by the coding sequence ATGGGTACAGAGAATAAAGATGAAATGCAGGATAAAATCCTGGACGCTGCTTTAAAACGTTTTACCCGCCATAGTGCGGCGAAAACGACGATGAATGAGATAGCCCAGGATCTGCATTGCTCCAAAGCAGCCCTGTATTATTATTTCCCGGATAAAAAAAGCCTCCACCAGGCAGTGCTGGAAAGAGTAGCGGATCTTTATTTTGAGGAAATGAAACAGGAAGCAGAACGGGATAAGCCGGCTACCCGGAATATCTTTGCCATGGTGGCTATCCGGCAGGAGTTCGTATTGCGTTTCAATAAACTGGAATTGTTCCGCATCGCACAGTATTCTTCACAGACATTTTACGAAGGCATGATGAATGCCAAAAAAAGAGAAATAGCCATCTTCGAATCTGTTATACAGAAAGGAATCCGGAATGGAGAGTTTGCCGTGGATAATCCCGGTGAAATTGCCGCTTTGCTGGTACAGGCCATGATAGGATTACGGTTTACCATACCGGAAGCCAATGGCAATAATTATGATATGCTGGAAGAAAAAGACGTAAAAAGTATTATCCGGCAACAGGTAGCGTTGGCAGAAATCTTTGTCAATGGTATCATGAACAGAGTGTAA
- a CDS encoding zinc-dependent metalloprotease, which produces MKKSLSIIAGVALAAFMMAACNKSNDNPAAPATQQSNGDKVYAYITNLGFAPSNIQDNGTEYIVEGDIIFPKNMQVPADNGKVKTEQFYTGVLVSQTNSRKIRLKVHSTMTSMSAEIDAAIAQWNAVPNCSIHWELATGTSYDVLIQDANLGAGVCGQGQFPAGGLAGALIKINKAQIAGNSFAQRQRTITHEMGHNVSFRHTNWSAIGESSATPVPGVGGTDASSIMNGGQCGSGATVLSAKDKQAAAVLYPL; this is translated from the coding sequence ATGAAAAAAAGCCTTAGCATTATCGCCGGCGTGGCCCTGGCAGCCTTTATGATGGCAGCATGTAACAAATCCAATGACAACCCTGCTGCTCCTGCAACCCAACAAAGTAATGGAGATAAAGTGTATGCCTACATTACAAACTTAGGATTTGCTCCGTCCAATATCCAGGATAATGGTACGGAATACATTGTAGAAGGAGACATCATTTTCCCGAAAAACATGCAGGTGCCGGCTGATAACGGTAAAGTTAAAACAGAACAGTTTTACACCGGCGTCCTGGTGAGCCAAACGAACAGTAGAAAAATCCGCCTGAAGGTACATTCGACCATGACCAGCATGAGCGCAGAAATTGATGCCGCCATTGCGCAATGGAACGCCGTACCTAATTGCTCTATCCATTGGGAATTAGCGACTGGTACTTCCTATGATGTATTGATTCAGGATGCAAACCTCGGTGCAGGGGTGTGTGGACAAGGACAATTCCCTGCCGGCGGCCTGGCAGGCGCCTTGATTAAAATCAACAAAGCACAGATTGCCGGCAACAGTTTCGCACAGCGGCAAAGAACCATCACACATGAGATGGGCCACAATGTGTCTTTCAGACATACCAATTGGTCTGCCATTGGTGAATCCAGCGCTACACCAGTACCTGGCGTAGGTGGTACTGATGCTTCTTCTATCATGAATGGTGGGCAGTGCGGCAGCGGTGCGACTGTATTGTCTGCTAAAGATAAACAAGCGGCAGCAGTATTGTATCCATTGTAA
- a CDS encoding Gfo/Idh/MocA family protein, which yields MSVRTTTHRVGIIINGATSRIATNQHLLHSLIPIIEQGGIKLNEWEYIMPDLILVDRDEGKLRQLSARTGITKYTTNLDEALDNKQYSVYFDARLTGLRADGVLKGIEAGKHIYCEKPTATDTDAAIGLYNKCRAAGLKHGVVQDKLWLPGLIKLKRLIENDFFGDILSVKADFGYWGFEGNTVPAQRPSWSYRKEDGGGIILDMFSHWRYILDNLFGQVKAVSCLGSTFIPHRVNEAGRSFICTAEDSAFATFELEQGIIAQFNSSWATRVRREDLLTMQVDGTKGSAVAGLRHCFTQHYCNTPRPTWNPDMEQPINFFDNWSKVPEQEVYENAFKAEWQLFLRHVVKDEHFHWNLKEGAKGVQLAEKATQSWQERRWITVPDLFDTFLSPSGQGCGGSNVLH from the coding sequence ATGAGCGTACGAACTACTACCCACAGGGTGGGCATTATCATAAATGGAGCCACTTCACGTATCGCCACCAATCAACACCTGCTGCACTCTCTGATACCTATCATTGAGCAGGGTGGCATCAAATTGAATGAATGGGAATATATTATGCCGGACCTCATACTGGTAGACCGCGATGAGGGAAAGCTCAGACAGCTGTCTGCCCGTACAGGTATCACGAAATATACGACTAACCTGGACGAAGCACTGGATAATAAACAATACAGTGTTTATTTTGATGCCCGCCTCACCGGTTTGAGAGCAGATGGGGTATTGAAAGGAATTGAAGCCGGAAAACATATCTATTGTGAAAAACCTACTGCTACCGATACCGATGCGGCTATCGGGTTATACAACAAATGCCGGGCTGCCGGCCTGAAACATGGGGTAGTACAGGATAAACTGTGGCTGCCGGGATTAATAAAACTGAAACGGCTGATAGAAAATGATTTCTTCGGTGACATATTATCTGTTAAAGCTGATTTTGGTTACTGGGGATTTGAAGGCAATACGGTACCGGCTCAACGGCCTTCCTGGAGCTACCGCAAAGAAGATGGTGGTGGTATCATCCTGGATATGTTCAGTCATTGGCGCTATATCCTCGACAACCTCTTCGGACAGGTAAAAGCAGTATCCTGCTTAGGCAGCACGTTTATACCACATCGCGTAAATGAAGCCGGCCGGTCATTTATTTGTACGGCGGAAGATTCGGCTTTTGCCACCTTCGAACTGGAACAGGGTATTATTGCCCAGTTCAATTCTTCCTGGGCAACGCGTGTACGTCGGGAAGACCTGCTGACCATGCAGGTAGACGGAACCAAAGGATCTGCTGTAGCGGGATTGCGGCATTGCTTTACCCAGCATTATTGTAATACACCCAGGCCCACCTGGAATCCGGATATGGAACAACCTATCAACTTCTTCGATAACTGGTCCAAAGTGCCGGAACAGGAAGTGTATGAAAATGCTTTTAAAGCAGAGTGGCAACTGTTCCTGCGGCATGTGGTAAAAGACGAACATTTCCACTGGAACCTGAAAGAAGGCGCCAAAGGAGTACAGCTGGCAGAGAAAGCCACACAAAGCTGGCAGGAACGCAGATGGATAACCGTACCTGACCTGTTCGACACTTTTTTATCTCCCAGCGGGCAAGGCTGTGGAGGCAGCAATGTATTGCATTAA
- a CDS encoding FAD-dependent oxidoreductase, with translation MFKESTFAIVGCGIGGATVAALLQKYGYRVTVYEQAVSFVPAGTGIHITPNAMKVLRQLGVEPALHATGFQPPAFVSRAWDTGEVLFDFPLQTMQQQYAGSYLTIHRGNFHSILIAAVTPGTIHYNKRLKEAVQEEDGVTLFFEDGTKVQADYVIGADGIYSAIRKTMADQAAPAFTGQAAFRAIIPAAKLRSAPLDGLTKWWGHDRSLISYFLSGDQSLFYFAAGVPAATWEGRAHREATREELLDSFAGFHPAVQDILLASEYPTLWPLFERPAVNKWYQQRIVLLGDACHPMMPHMAQGAVMAIEDAAVLLRCLEDAGNSSWQQVVERYATTRKERIETVQLQSAENKWLKAPMDPGWVFSYDALLAPLA, from the coding sequence ATGTTTAAAGAATCAACTTTTGCCATTGTCGGATGTGGCATAGGAGGCGCTACTGTGGCAGCGTTGCTGCAAAAGTATGGCTACCGGGTAACGGTCTATGAACAGGCGGTATCGTTTGTACCGGCAGGAACAGGTATTCATATCACGCCCAATGCCATGAAAGTATTGCGGCAACTGGGAGTGGAGCCTGCCTTGCATGCAACCGGATTTCAACCGCCTGCTTTTGTCAGCCGTGCCTGGGATACGGGCGAAGTCCTGTTTGATTTTCCGTTGCAAACCATGCAGCAACAATACGCCGGTAGCTACCTGACCATTCACCGGGGTAACTTTCACAGCATATTAATCGCGGCGGTAACACCGGGTACCATTCACTATAACAAAAGATTGAAAGAGGCGGTGCAGGAAGAGGACGGTGTAACCTTGTTTTTTGAAGATGGTACAAAAGTGCAGGCCGACTATGTGATTGGTGCAGATGGTATTTATTCTGCCATCCGGAAAACGATGGCGGATCAGGCTGCGCCGGCCTTTACAGGACAGGCAGCTTTCCGTGCCATCATTCCTGCTGCAAAGCTGCGATCAGCGCCGCTGGATGGTCTCACCAAATGGTGGGGGCACGATAGGTCCCTGATTTCCTATTTTCTTTCCGGTGATCAGTCGCTGTTTTATTTTGCGGCAGGCGTACCTGCTGCTACGTGGGAGGGAAGAGCGCACAGAGAAGCTACCCGGGAAGAACTGCTGGATAGTTTTGCGGGCTTTCATCCTGCGGTGCAGGATATATTGCTGGCAAGTGAATACCCGACGCTCTGGCCTTTATTTGAGCGGCCTGCTGTTAATAAGTGGTATCAGCAGCGGATTGTATTGTTGGGAGATGCCTGTCATCCGATGATGCCACATATGGCTCAGGGCGCCGTGATGGCGATAGAAGATGCGGCTGTTTTGTTGCGTTGTCTGGAAGATGCCGGTAACAGCAGCTGGCAGCAGGTAGTAGAGCGTTATGCCACTACCCGGAAGGAACGTATCGAAACCGTACAGTTGCAATCTGCAGAAAACAAATGGTTGAAAGCACCCATGGACCCTGGCTGGGTTTTTTCCTATGATGCATTGCTGGCGCCACTGGCCTGA
- a CDS encoding methyltransferase, giving the protein MKQPTVETSAISASDAAVMFNLSISHWYSCCVYVAAKLGIADELKTGGKTVAELAAITDSDPDALHRILRVLFSINIFKEADDGTIELTSLARTLQEDAPDSMKGWILTAIGHRLPLWSQLLHSVKTGQTAFKEVYGAPVWEYYTHNKQDGENFIRAMANLTRPVIEKIVTVYDFSPYQTIVDVGGGNGTLLINILGAFPESSGVVFDEPYVAKITSGKIEASAVKDRCTATGGSFFETVPAGADLYILKNILHDWNDKDVARILQVCARAMRPDSRLLVLETIIPAGNEVHYAKLNDVNMLLAQGGRERTGREYEVLAAQAGLQLVNIVDIGLEECSIIEIIKKE; this is encoded by the coding sequence ATGAAACAACCTACTGTCGAAACATCCGCGATATCTGCTTCTGATGCCGCTGTTATGTTTAATTTATCTATCAGTCACTGGTATTCCTGTTGCGTGTATGTAGCAGCGAAGCTGGGTATTGCAGATGAATTGAAAACAGGCGGAAAAACCGTAGCCGAACTGGCTGCCATTACAGACAGCGATCCGGATGCGCTTCATCGTATCTTGCGGGTACTGTTCAGCATTAATATTTTTAAAGAAGCTGATGATGGTACCATTGAACTCACCTCGCTGGCCCGCACCCTGCAGGAAGACGCTCCTGATTCCATGAAAGGGTGGATATTGACGGCCATCGGCCACCGGCTGCCGCTCTGGAGCCAGTTGCTGCACAGCGTAAAAACAGGGCAAACCGCTTTTAAAGAAGTGTATGGCGCACCGGTATGGGAGTATTATACCCACAACAAACAGGATGGTGAAAACTTCATACGGGCCATGGCGAATCTTACCCGGCCGGTGATTGAAAAAATTGTTACTGTTTATGATTTCTCTCCCTATCAGACGATTGTAGATGTAGGCGGAGGCAATGGTACGTTATTGATCAACATCCTGGGCGCTTTTCCGGAAAGTAGCGGCGTGGTCTTTGATGAACCTTATGTAGCAAAAATTACCAGTGGTAAAATTGAAGCCAGTGCGGTGAAAGACCGTTGTACAGCAACCGGCGGCAGCTTCTTTGAAACGGTACCGGCAGGTGCGGATTTATATATTCTCAAAAATATCCTGCACGACTGGAACGACAAAGACGTAGCCCGCATCCTGCAGGTATGTGCCCGTGCCATGCGGCCCGACAGCCGGTTACTGGTACTGGAAACTATTATCCCTGCGGGTAATGAAGTGCATTATGCCAAACTGAATGATGTGAACATGTTGCTGGCGCAGGGCGGCCGTGAGCGCACCGGCCGGGAATATGAAGTGCTGGCAGCGCAGGCCGGATTACAACTGGTCAATATCGTGGATATCGGACTGGAAGAATGCAGTATCATCGAAATCATCAAAAAAGAATAA
- a CDS encoding DUF92 domain-containing protein: MHLPSIAETSILLFVLIAFMALCIRTRKLSVPAALTAGLTGMVVFLGTSYTGLLLLVLFFILGTLATSHGKKKKAALTPEAAHPEQRKASQVFANGGVAALSALAAIVDPAHQSLYIVMLAGSLASATADTLSSELGMVYGRRFYNILSWKKEPKGLDGVVSIEGTLLGAAGAVVIAGVYGLTAGFGVACLFITLAGILGNLMDSILGAALERKYYIGNDTVNFLNTLFAALVAGVLYGIS; this comes from the coding sequence ATGCATCTACCATCTATTGCTGAAACCAGCATCCTGCTTTTTGTGCTCATTGCCTTTATGGCACTTTGTATCCGTACCCGCAAACTTTCCGTGCCGGCAGCGTTGACGGCCGGATTAACAGGTATGGTGGTATTCCTCGGTACCAGCTACACCGGTTTATTATTACTGGTACTCTTTTTTATCCTGGGCACCTTAGCCACTTCCCACGGCAAGAAAAAGAAAGCGGCCCTCACACCGGAGGCTGCCCATCCGGAACAAAGAAAGGCCAGCCAGGTATTTGCCAACGGTGGCGTAGCCGCTTTAAGTGCGCTGGCGGCCATCGTTGATCCCGCGCATCAATCGTTATATATAGTAATGCTGGCCGGCAGTCTGGCTTCCGCTACGGCAGACACGCTGTCATCGGAGCTAGGCATGGTATACGGCCGTCGTTTTTATAATATCCTGAGCTGGAAAAAAGAACCGAAAGGACTGGATGGCGTGGTGAGTATCGAAGGTACTTTACTGGGTGCTGCCGGCGCGGTGGTGATTGCCGGCGTATACGGACTGACAGCAGGTTTCGGCGTTGCCTGTCTTTTTATTACCCTGGCCGGCATACTGGGCAACCTCATGGATTCTATACTGGGCGCTGCCCTGGAACGAAAATATTATATAGGCAATGACACCGTTAATTTCCTGAATACGCTTTTCGCGGCATTGGTAGCAGGTGTGTTGTACGGGATAAGTTGA